In Chloroflexota bacterium, the following are encoded in one genomic region:
- the aroF gene encoding 3-deoxy-7-phosphoheptulonate synthase codes for MIIVMKTGSQDREITDVLARLDNLGLKGHLSRGVERTVIGVVGVTAAVPDLRERLSMIPGVEDVVPISMPYKLASREFKPDDTVIKVGGVAIGGNEVVVMAGPCAAETREQVMSTARAVKAAGASILRGGAFKPSTSPYSFRGLGEEGLKLLAEAKEETGLPLITEVLTPDDVDLVVRYADILQVGARNMQNFILLDEVGRANKPVMLKRGMSATIQEWLLAAEYILSQGNRQVILCERGIRTFETYTRNTMDVSAIPIIHKLSHLPIVADPSHGTGKWYLVAPMALAAVAAGANGLMVEVHPAPDTALKDGAQSLTFEHFEDLMRQLVPVAAAMGRSVAGKRA; via the coding sequence TTGATCATAGTGATGAAGACAGGGTCCCAGGATAGAGAGATCACGGATGTATTGGCGCGGCTGGATAACCTGGGACTGAAGGGGCACCTGTCCAGAGGTGTGGAACGTACGGTGATTGGGGTAGTGGGTGTTACCGCCGCCGTCCCTGATCTGCGCGAGAGGTTATCGATGATCCCCGGAGTGGAGGATGTGGTGCCGATCTCCATGCCCTACAAGCTGGCCAGCCGGGAGTTCAAACCTGACGACACCGTCATCAAGGTTGGCGGAGTAGCAATAGGCGGGAATGAAGTGGTGGTCATGGCCGGCCCCTGTGCTGCGGAGACTAGGGAACAGGTAATGAGCACAGCGCGGGCGGTGAAGGCGGCAGGCGCCAGCATCCTCAGGGGCGGTGCTTTTAAGCCGAGCACCTCGCCCTATTCATTTAGAGGTCTGGGAGAGGAGGGGCTCAAGCTTCTGGCTGAGGCCAAGGAAGAAACAGGGCTGCCACTGATTACCGAGGTGCTCACCCCTGATGACGTGGATCTGGTAGTCAGGTATGCCGATATCCTGCAGGTGGGGGCGCGCAATATGCAGAACTTCATCCTGCTGGATGAGGTCGGGAGGGCCAACAAGCCGGTAATGCTCAAGAGGGGTATGTCAGCGACTATTCAGGAATGGCTTTTGGCGGCGGAATATATATTGTCCCAGGGGAACCGCCAGGTGATTCTCTGTGAAAGAGGCATCAGAACCTTCGAGACCTACACCCGCAATACCATGGATGTCAGTGCTATCCCCATAATTCACAAGCTGAGCCATCTGCCGATTGTGGCTGACCCGAGCCACGGCACCGGCAAATGGTATCTGGTGGCGCCGATGGCCCTGGCTGCTGTGGCTGCCGGAGCCAACGGTCTGATGGTTGAGGTTCATCCTGCTCCTGATACGGCCCTTAAGGATGGTGCTCAGTCCCTCACCTTCGAGCACTTCGAGGATCTCATGAGGCAGCTGGTTCCTGTAGCCGCTGCCATGGGGCGCAGCGTGGCTGGGAAAAGGGCTTAG
- the aroH gene encoding chorismate mutase: protein MWCRGIRGATVAVANKREDILAATRELLQKMVDSNQVEKQVVACMFFTTTPDLNAEFPALAARQLGWTETALMCGHEMDVPHSLPRCVRILILFNTEKKAEDIVHVYIKGAEVLRHSPNDGGKRA, encoded by the coding sequence ATGTGGTGTAGAGGCATCAGAGGCGCTACCGTGGCGGTGGCGAATAAGAGGGAGGATATCCTGGCTGCAACACGGGAATTGCTGCAAAAGATGGTTGACTCCAACCAGGTGGAGAAGCAGGTGGTAGCCTGCATGTTTTTTACCACTACACCTGACCTTAACGCAGAATTTCCGGCTCTCGCAGCACGCCAGTTGGGCTGGACAGAAACGGCTCTCATGTGCGGCCATGAGATGGATGTTCCTCATAGCCTGCCTCGGTGTGTCCGGATCCTGATCCTCTTCAATACTGAGAAGAAGGCTGAAGATATTGTGCATGTGTATATCAAGGGCGCCGAAGTGCTGAGGCATTCGCCTAATGACGGGGGGAAGAGAGCTTGA